A window from Cytophagia bacterium CHB2 encodes these proteins:
- a CDS encoding serine hydrolase — translation MKTSFAPIILALWVFACGEKAAVNPPQQNEPSALDQAIQAEMSKDGLPSLAACIIKDDKIVWQNFYGFSDADAKQAPTEATAYLLASISKTVTATAAMQLWEKGLLDLDQDLNAYLPFKIRNPHFPNDPITTRHLLTHRSSLAHPSGEDPAFYQTYPNDTAPALGPWLREYLVPGGEEYVAAMWKNAAPGTVFENSNAGVALLGYLVEVISGIDFGDYCRKNIFTPLAMENSGFRLRDVAGSPLAGLHTTATATTAQYSVRYYPAVMLRSSIKELSHFVMAYLNGGAFNGKRILQAATIDEMLRMHVPEAGYGLIWRNFGNGYMGHTGGLLGVTASLSLDPSNKLGLLIFTNLIRKTTVHPGGKIYELLRQEAAKHR, via the coding sequence ATGAAAACTTCTTTTGCGCCGATCATTCTTGCGCTGTGGGTGTTTGCCTGCGGCGAAAAAGCCGCCGTCAATCCGCCGCAACAAAATGAACCTTCCGCGCTCGATCAAGCCATTCAAGCAGAAATGAGCAAGGACGGCCTGCCTTCGCTGGCCGCATGCATCATCAAAGACGATAAAATCGTTTGGCAAAATTTTTATGGCTTCAGCGACGCCGATGCCAAGCAGGCACCGACCGAAGCCACCGCATACCTGCTCGCTTCGATCTCCAAAACCGTGACGGCGACCGCGGCCATGCAGCTTTGGGAAAAAGGCTTGCTCGATTTGGATCAAGATCTCAATGCGTATTTGCCTTTTAAAATTCGCAATCCGCACTTTCCCAATGATCCGATCACGACGCGACACTTGCTCACGCATCGTTCCAGCCTTGCGCATCCGAGCGGCGAAGATCCCGCCTTTTATCAAACCTATCCCAACGACACCGCGCCGGCGCTCGGGCCGTGGCTGCGCGAATATCTCGTGCCGGGCGGCGAAGAGTACGTTGCCGCTATGTGGAAGAACGCCGCGCCGGGAACCGTGTTTGAAAACTCGAACGCGGGCGTCGCGTTGTTGGGCTACCTTGTTGAAGTTATCTCCGGTATTGATTTCGGAGACTACTGCCGCAAGAATATTTTTACACCGCTGGCGATGGAAAATTCGGGCTTCCGTTTGCGCGATGTTGCAGGCAGCCCATTGGCCGGGCTGCACACTACGGCAACGGCCACTACGGCGCAATACAGCGTCAGATATTATCCGGCGGTCATGCTGCGCAGCTCGATAAAGGAACTTTCACATTTTGTGATGGCGTATTTGAACGGCGGTGCATTTAATGGCAAAAGAATTTTGCAAGCAGCCACGATCGATGAAATGCTTCGCATGCACGTGCCCGAAGCGGGTTACGGATTGATCTGGCGAAATTTTGGCAATGGCTACATGGGTCACACCGGCGGTCTTCTCGGCGTGACTGCGAGTTTGAGCCTCGACCCATCGAA